A region from the Aphis gossypii isolate Hap1 chromosome 1, ASM2018417v2, whole genome shotgun sequence genome encodes:
- the LOC114126004 gene encoding vacuolar protein sorting-associated protein 53 homolog has protein sequence MSTINDEKIDVGKTETLVYSAEVQKAIDEILPSDDPLDKPDFDTIDHINKLFPTEQSLSNIDDVINSLECKVDSIDNDIRSVIRGQIDVNKDGKAELEEAQRYIKHLFSQIREIKQKAEHSEEIVKEITLDIKQLDCAKKNLTTSITTLNNLHMLVSGIESLRGLTTKRKYGEIVMPLQGVTDVMKHFKNYTDIPHIAQLSTEVKQLQTSLATQIMADFREAFSGPNAKNFVPNRQMTEACLVVSILEPKVKDELLEWFIDIQLSEYTHLFDSAEDVAWLDKLNQRYAWFKRQLLQCEEKFRAMFPVQWELSERIAVEFCKITKNELSKLMVKRKNEIDVKLLLFAIQKTVAFENLMAKTFNGNTIIQNYEKSSNNLTKQSIINTETEDILQPFSEELQISDALENMSSLTEKNEPKQNASPFYGLISDCFQPFLYIYIDSVDKNLSELIERFVSDNKITLAKENIDDQTASVLPNCADLFLFYKKSLVQCTELSNHNPMLALATVFQKYLKEYATKILEVNLPKISHPATSLTTNVSNMTKDLIKDLQLLPSGMTETSVKNINCTPQELAKICCILTTADYCMETTQQLEEKLKEKIDPSLVGKISMINENDLFQNIIFMSINLLVQHLEADLEPALNNMTKVPWQNITAVGDQSEYVSIMTTHLRAVVPIVRTYLSTSRKYFTKFCITFANSFIPKFIQHLYKCKPLSNIGAEQLLLDTHSLKTILLDLPSMNLDDNRKAPASYTKVVVKGMTKAEMILKLVMAPTIKHYTSFVDQYLKLLPESDMTEFQKILEMKGLKAAERNELLNIFRPRNPTGSFVTSTAALSSLKQYTSRIKKNLISNSSNN, from the exons ATGTCAACCATCAACGatgaaaaaattgatgtaGGTAAAACTGAAACATTGGTATACTCGGCAGAAGTACAAAAAGCAATAGACGAG atactgCCGAGTGATGATCCTCTAGATAAACCAGATTTTGACACAATAGACCATATCAACAAACTGTTTCCAACAGAACAGTCGCTTAGCAATATTGATGATGTCATTAATTCACTTGAATGTAAAGTAGACTCCATAGATAATGATATTCGATCAGTTATTAGAGGACAAATTGATGTTAACAAG GATGGTAAAGCTGAGCTTGAAGAAGCCCAACGTTATATCAAACATCTTTTCAGTCAGATTAGAGAGATAAAACAGAAAGCTGAACATAGCGAGGAAATTGTTAAAGAAATAACGTtagatattaaacaattagacTGTGCTAAAAAGAATCTCACTACTTCtattacaacactaaataaTCTGCATATGCTTGTTTCTGGTATTGAGTCACTCAG AGGTTTAACTACAAAACGTAAATATGGAGAAATTGTGATGCCTTTACAAGGTGTAACTGATGTTATGAAACATTTCAAGAATTACACAGATATACCACATATTGCTCAGTTATCTACTGAA gTAAAACAACTACAAACGTCATTAGCAACACAAATCATGGCAGATTTTCGTGAAGCATTTTCAGGACCAAATGCAAAGAATTTTGTACCTAACAGACAAATGACTGAAGCATGTTTAGTCGTTTCAATTCTAGAGCCAAAAGTCAA AGATGAATTATTAGAATGGTTTATAGATATTCAACTCTCTGAGTATACACACCTATTTGATAGTGCAGAAGATGTAGCCTGGTTAGACAAACTCAACCAAAGATATGCTTGGTTTAAACGACAACTTTTACAATGTGAAGAGAAATTTAGGGCTATGTTTCCTGTTCAATGGGAGTTATCTGAAAGAATTGCAgttgaattttgtaaaattactaa AAATGAATTATCTAAACTTAtggttaaaagaaaaaacgagATTGATGTCAAGCTTTTACTATTTGCAATTCAAAAAACTGttgcatttgaaaatttgatggcaaaaacttttaatggcaatactattattcaaaattatgaaaaatcctcaaacaatttaact aaacaatcaataattaacACTGAAACTGAAGATATTCTTCAACCATTTTCAGAAGAATTACAAATATCTGATGCATTGGAAAATATGTCATCactaacagaaaaaaatgaacCAAAACAAAATGCATCTCCATTTTATGGTTTGATAAGTGATTGTTTTCAACCATttctctatatttatattgatagtgTAGATAA aaaTCTGTCAGAACTAATTGAGCGTTTTGTAAGTGACAATAAGATAACATTagcaaaagaaaatattgatgatCAAACAGCTAGTGTTCTACCAAATTGTGCtgacttatttttgttttataagaaGTCACTAGTACAATGCACTGAGCTTAGTAATCATAATCCAATGCTTGCATTAGCCactgtttttcaaaaatatcttaaagaATATGCGACTAAAATACTAGAAGTTAACCTtccaaa aataagtCATCCAGCTACTTCACTAACaacaaatgtttcaaatatgaCCAAAGATCTAATTAAGGATTTACAACTTCTTCCAAGTGGGATGACTGAAActagtgttaaaaatataaattgtactcCTCAAGAATTAGCTAAAATATGTTG tatACTAACAACTGCCGATTACTGTATGGAAACAACACAACAGttagaagaaaaattaaaagaaaaaattgaccCTTCTTTAGTCGGAAAAATTAGCATGATCAATGAAAAcgatttatttcaaaa cattatttttatgtctatTAATCTTTTGGTTCAACATTTAGAAGCTGATTTGGAACctgcattaaataatatgaccaaa GTTCCTTGGCAAAATATTACAGCAGTTGGAGATCAAAGTGAATATGTTTCAATTATGACTACACATTTGAGAGCTGTTGTTCCTATTGTTCGAACATATTTATCAACatctagaaaatattttacaaagtttTGTATCACTTTTGCAAA ttctttcatacctaaatttatacaacatttgTATAAGTGCAAGCCGTTATCAAATATTGGTGCTGAACAATTATTGTTGGATACTCATTcactgaaaacaattttattagatttaccATCGATGAACCTTGATGATAACCGTAAAGCTCCTGCTag ttatacAAAGGTCGTAGTAAAAGGAATGACAAAAGCAGAAATGATATTGAAATTGGTAATGGCTCCGACAATAAAACACTATACATCCTTTGttgatcaatatttaaaattattaccagAATCTGATATGACAGagtttcagaaaatattagaGATGAAG gGTTTGAAAGCAGCTGAACGAAATgaacttttaaatatctttagaCCTAGGAATCCAACTGGTAGTTTTGTTACTAGTACAGCTGCATTGTCGAGTTTGAAACAATATACTagtcgtataaaaaaaaatttgatatctAATTCTAGCAATAATTAG
- the LOC114126019 gene encoding electron transfer flavoprotein subunit beta: MARVLVGVKRVIDYAVKIRVKPDKSGVVTDGVKHGLNPFDEIAVEEAVRLKEKKIASEVIAVSCGLPQAQESLRTALAMGADRAVHVEVPQAQYDTLLPLHVSKILAKVAVDEKVDIVVVGKQAIDDDSNQTAQMTAALLGWPQATFASEVTVSDGNVLVKREVDGGLETVRVKLPAVISADLRLNEPRYATLPNIMKAKKKPIKKLSAADVGVDLAPRQQVLSVEDPPTRQAGSIVPDVDTLITKLKEKGHL, encoded by the coding sequence ATGGCCCGCGTTTTGGTCGGCGTGAAGCGCGTAATCGATTATGCTGTGAAAATCCGCGTTAAGCCCGACAAGTCGGGAGTCGTCACCGACGGCGTCAAGCACGGCCTGAACCCGTTCGACGAGATCGCCGTCGAGGAGGCCGTCCGCCTCAAGGAGAAGAAAATCGCGTCCGAGGTGATCGCCGTGTCGTGTGGCTTGCCACAGGCCCAGGAATCGCTACGCACCGCTCTCGCGATGGGCGCTGACCGTGCCGTCCATGTCGAAGTGCCACAGGCCCAGTACGACACTCTGTTGCCGCTGCACGTGTCCAAGATTTTGGCCAAAGTGGCGGTGGACGAGAAAGTGGACATCGTCGTTGTCGGCAAACAGGCGATCGACGACGATTCTAACCAGACTGCCCAGATGACGGCGGCCCTGTTGGGTTGGCCACAGGCCACGTTCGCGTCCGAGGTGACCGTGTCGGACGGCAATGTGCTGGTGAAGCGCGAGGTGGACGGTGGCTTGGAAACGGTCAGGGTCAAGTTGCCAGCCGTCATTAGCGCCGACTTGCGACTTAACGAACCGCGGTATGCCACGCTGCCCAACATTATGAAGGCCAAGAAAAAGCCCATCAAAAAGCTTTCAGCCGCAGACGTCGGTGTGGACTTGGCTCCGCGTCAACAGGTGTTGAGCGTAGAAGATCCGCCTACCAGACAGGCAGGATCTATCGTGCCTGATGTCGACACTCTTATCACCAAGTTAAAAGAAAAGGGTCATTTGTAA